The following proteins are encoded in a genomic region of Saccharopolyspora antimicrobica:
- a CDS encoding PPA1309 family protein, with amino-acid sequence MPQTPEQDLTAALASAAREIEEFVAAAGWDQPTQVFALVPTRILLTAEPGLADQLDPDSALTPIAQESLPADDLAEALARIEWPEQVAGCALVQEIVVLPPEAEAELPDDAEAARQAAAEHPERQEARLVAAVLRDGGEACVMRLRAEGDEQGERIEDRSLAPNLIIALHATFAE; translated from the coding sequence ATGCCGCAGACCCCCGAGCAGGACCTGACCGCAGCGCTGGCCTCGGCCGCCCGCGAGATCGAGGAGTTCGTCGCCGCCGCCGGGTGGGACCAGCCCACCCAGGTCTTCGCCCTGGTGCCCACCCGAATCCTGCTGACCGCCGAGCCGGGGCTGGCCGATCAGCTCGACCCCGATTCGGCGCTCACCCCGATCGCCCAGGAATCGCTGCCCGCCGACGACCTCGCCGAGGCGCTCGCCCGCATCGAATGGCCCGAGCAGGTGGCCGGGTGCGCGCTGGTGCAGGAGATCGTGGTGCTGCCGCCGGAGGCGGAGGCCGAGCTGCCGGACGACGCGGAGGCGGCGCGGCAGGCGGCTGCCGAGCACCCGGAGCGCCAGGAGGCGCGACTGGTCGCGGCGGTGCTGCGCGATGGCGGCGAAGCCTGCGTGATGCGCCTGCGCGCCGAAGGCGACGAGCAGGGCGAGCGCATCGAGGACCGCTCCCTCGCCCCGAATCTGATCATCGCGTTGCACGCCACCTTCGCGGAGTGA